Proteins encoded by one window of Cylindrospermum stagnale PCC 7417:
- a CDS encoding glucose-6-phosphate isomerase, whose translation MDARALWQRYQDWLYFHEGLGLYLDVSRMRFDDALVESLRPKFDKAFADMAELEKGAIANPDENRMVGHYWLRNPDLAPTPELTQEIVQTIEQIESFAEKVQTGAIHPPRASRFTDVISIGIGGSALGPQFVAEALSPDFPPLKIHFIDNTDPAGIDRILTHLRNSLSSTLVLVISKSGGTPEPRNAMIEVKKAYAGQNLDFAKYAIAITGVDSNLDKVAKSEGWLARFFMYDWVGGRTSEMSSVGLVPAALQGVDIRAMLEGAKEMDDATRIPDVKNNPAALLALAWYYSGNGRGEKDMVVLPYKDSLLLFSRYLQQLVMESLGKEKDLDGNIVYQGIAVYGNKGSTDQHAYVQQLREGVPNFFATLIEVLEDRQGPSPEIDPGVTAGDYLSGFLLGTRQALYENHRDSITVTIPQVNSRTVGALIALYERAVGLYASLINVNAYHQPGVEAGKKAAAVILDLQKRVVDVLQKEKSALSLAEVAEKAGSPDEVEAIYKILRHLHSNQRGVVLKGDLAQPSSLTVSIN comes from the coding sequence ATGGATGCTAGGGCACTTTGGCAACGGTACCAAGACTGGTTATATTTTCACGAGGGATTGGGACTGTACCTAGACGTAAGTCGAATGCGGTTTGATGATGCCTTAGTGGAATCGTTGCGGCCGAAGTTTGACAAGGCGTTTGCCGATATGGCGGAACTGGAGAAAGGTGCGATCGCCAATCCGGATGAAAACCGCATGGTAGGACACTACTGGTTACGGAATCCAGATTTAGCCCCCACTCCCGAACTAACACAAGAAATTGTCCAAACCATAGAGCAAATCGAATCCTTTGCCGAAAAAGTCCAAACAGGTGCTATTCATCCACCTAGAGCAAGTCGCTTCACCGATGTCATCTCCATAGGTATTGGTGGTTCCGCCCTCGGCCCCCAATTCGTCGCTGAAGCCCTATCTCCTGACTTCCCGCCCCTGAAAATCCACTTTATCGACAACACCGATCCCGCCGGTATCGATCGGATTCTCACCCACCTGCGAAATAGCCTTTCCAGCACATTGGTATTGGTGATTTCCAAATCTGGGGGGACTCCCGAACCCCGCAACGCCATGATTGAAGTCAAAAAAGCCTATGCTGGACAAAATTTAGACTTTGCCAAATATGCGATCGCTATTACCGGCGTAGATAGCAACCTGGATAAAGTGGCAAAATCTGAAGGCTGGCTAGCCAGGTTCTTCATGTATGACTGGGTGGGAGGACGCACCTCAGAAATGTCCTCTGTGGGGCTAGTACCAGCAGCATTACAAGGCGTTGATATTCGCGCCATGCTAGAAGGTGCAAAAGAAATGGATGACGCCACCCGCATTCCAGATGTGAAAAATAACCCAGCCGCTTTATTAGCCTTAGCTTGGTATTATTCTGGCAATGGTCGAGGCGAAAAAGACATGGTTGTCCTACCTTATAAGGACAGCTTATTGTTATTCAGCCGCTATTTGCAACAGCTGGTCATGGAATCTTTGGGCAAAGAAAAAGACCTAGACGGCAATATTGTCTATCAAGGCATCGCCGTTTATGGCAACAAAGGCTCAACAGATCAACACGCCTACGTCCAGCAACTGCGGGAAGGTGTGCCGAATTTCTTTGCAACCTTAATTGAAGTTTTGGAAGATCGTCAAGGGCCATCCCCAGAAATCGATCCAGGTGTGACAGCAGGTGATTATCTTTCCGGTTTCCTCTTGGGTACCCGCCAAGCGCTGTACGAAAATCACCGCGATTCGATTACAGTCACCATTCCCCAAGTTAATTCCCGCACTGTTGGCGCGTTAATTGCTCTGTATGAGCGGGCTGTTGGTCTATACGCTAGTTTAATCAACGTCAACGCCTACCATCAACCAGGGGTAGAAGCTGGTAAAAAAGCTGCCGCTGTCATTCTCGACTTGCAAAAACGCGTCGTCGATGTGCTGCAAAAAGAAAAATCAGCCCTTTCTCTAGCTGAAGTTGCAGAAAAAGCTGGCTCACCTGATGAAGTTGAGGCAATTTACAAAATTCTGCGACATCTGCATTCCAATCAGCGCGGTGTAGTGCTAAAAGGTGATTTAGCACAACCCAGCAGTTTGACAGTTTCTATTAATTAA
- a CDS encoding cytotoxic translational repressor of toxin-antitoxin stability system yields MNLEVRYARSFLLDLKSLEPAAYERVYRFVFVELGEKWQPHYLPELRQLDHEGIFYRFTIDNYLIGIEIRGEIVKFLRVIPMPDV; encoded by the coding sequence GTGAATCTGGAAGTGCGCTATGCAAGGTCTTTTTTGCTAGACCTGAAGAGTTTAGAACCTGCTGCTTATGAGCGGGTGTATCGTTTTGTGTTTGTGGAGTTAGGTGAAAAGTGGCAACCTCATTACCTCCCAGAATTGCGACAGTTAGATCATGAGGGGATTTTTTATCGCTTTACCATCGATAATTATCTTATAGGCATAGAAATTAGGGGTGAAATCGTCAAGTTTTTGCGTGTCATCCCTATGCCAGATGTCTAG
- a CDS encoding branched-chain amino acid ABC transporter permease yields MVDYLIFLAISTAIFALFGLGLNLQWGFTGLINFGHIAFMTLGAYTTVLLSLKGVPLLLSAMIGAIVAAILGLVIGLATLRLREDYLSIVTVGVGELIRLVVNNQELPVGDTWIAGAFGVQSYTIPLSTTPNLFVRLVMIGLLTLLMLITCFCLWRWVGPSRLSPNAEAKIRYKIESTSRLIVGLIFGILATAIYVSGVIGLYNYNPKAGLMLLVLLVLAFVFWRLQILVRSPWGRVLKAIREDEEIPKAMGKNVFWYKVQSLMLGGAIAGVAGAFFAWQLSAIYPDNFQPQLTFDAWIMVILGGSGNNIGTLLGAVIYFAYDAITREVLPKIVPLDEARLGAFRVMVIGLILMVLMIWRPQGILGKKEELTLGK; encoded by the coding sequence ATGGTTGATTATCTGATTTTTCTGGCAATTTCTACAGCAATTTTTGCTTTGTTCGGACTGGGACTCAATCTCCAGTGGGGCTTTACAGGGTTAATTAACTTTGGTCATATTGCTTTCATGACTTTGGGCGCTTATACCACAGTCTTGTTAAGTTTAAAGGGAGTCCCCCTATTGCTTTCAGCCATGATTGGAGCGATCGTCGCCGCCATTTTGGGCTTGGTAATTGGTTTGGCAACTCTGCGCTTACGAGAAGATTATCTGTCAATTGTCACTGTTGGTGTGGGGGAACTGATTCGTTTGGTGGTGAATAACCAGGAATTACCTGTGGGTGATACCTGGATAGCTGGGGCTTTTGGCGTCCAAAGTTATACTATCCCTCTATCCACAACGCCTAATTTATTTGTCAGACTGGTGATGATTGGGCTGTTAACGCTGCTGATGCTGATCACTTGCTTTTGTTTGTGGCGCTGGGTTGGCCCTAGCCGATTATCCCCAAATGCAGAGGCTAAAATCCGTTACAAGATAGAATCTACTTCACGCTTGATCGTGGGGTTGATTTTCGGAATTTTAGCAACGGCGATTTATGTTTCTGGGGTAATCGGACTGTATAACTACAACCCCAAAGCAGGTTTGATGCTGTTGGTGCTGTTGGTATTAGCTTTTGTTTTTTGGCGGTTGCAAATTTTAGTGCGATCGCCTTGGGGTCGAGTCCTCAAAGCCATCCGTGAAGATGAAGAAATCCCCAAGGCTATGGGTAAAAACGTTTTTTGGTACAAAGTGCAATCGCTGATGCTTGGCGGTGCGATCGCTGGTGTTGCTGGTGCTTTCTTTGCTTGGCAACTCAGCGCCATTTACCCAGATAATTTTCAACCGCAACTCACCTTCGACGCTTGGATTATGGTGATTTTAGGCGGTTCGGGGAATAATATCGGCACTCTCTTAGGTGCAGTGATTTACTTTGCTTATGATGCCATCACGCGGGAAGTGTTACCAAAAATCGTCCCCCTTGATGAAGCCCGTCTCGGTGCATTTCGCGTGATGGTCATCGGTCTGATTTTGATGGTACTGATGATTTGGCGTCCTCAAGGTATCTTAGGGAAAAAGGAGGAACTCACCCTTGGTAAATAA
- a CDS encoding ABC transporter ATP-binding protein has protein sequence MVNNQLPLLAATGLCKGFGGIKAVNDANIEVAKGSITGLIGPNGAGKTTLFNLLSNFIRPDKGRVIFDGEPIHQLQPYQIAQQGLIRTFQVARTLSRLSVLENMLLAAQKQTGENFWLVQLQPHIVAKEERELKERAMFLLESVGLEKKAQDYAGSLSGGQRKLLEMGRALMTNPKLILLDEPAAGVNPKLIDDICDRIITWNRRDGMTFLIIEHNMDLIMSLCDRVWVLAEGQNLAVGTPAEIQKNAKVLEAYLGQ, from the coding sequence TTGGTAAATAACCAACTTCCCCTATTAGCCGCTACTGGACTTTGTAAAGGCTTTGGTGGCATCAAAGCAGTGAATGACGCTAACATTGAAGTGGCTAAAGGCAGCATTACCGGCTTGATTGGCCCCAATGGTGCCGGTAAAACCACTTTATTTAACTTACTCTCCAATTTCATTCGCCCAGATAAAGGAAGAGTGATTTTTGATGGCGAACCGATTCACCAGTTGCAACCATACCAAATCGCCCAGCAGGGATTAATCCGCACCTTTCAGGTAGCCCGGACGCTGTCGCGGTTGTCGGTGTTAGAAAATATGCTGCTGGCGGCGCAAAAACAAACTGGTGAAAATTTTTGGTTAGTGCAGTTGCAACCACACATCGTCGCCAAGGAAGAAAGGGAATTAAAAGAACGGGCGATGTTTTTGTTGGAGTCTGTGGGTTTGGAGAAAAAAGCCCAAGATTATGCCGGTAGCTTGTCTGGTGGACAACGCAAGCTGCTGGAAATGGGGCGGGCGCTGATGACTAACCCGAAGTTGATTTTGCTAGATGAACCTGCGGCGGGGGTGAATCCCAAATTAATTGACGATATATGCGATCGCATTATCACTTGGAACCGCCGCGACGGCATGACCTTTCTGATTATCGAACACAACATGGATTTGATCATGTCATTGTGCGATCGCGTTTGGGTCCTGGCCGAAGGACAAAATTTGGCTGTAGGTACTCCCGCAGAAATCCAAAAAAATGCCAAAGTTTTAGAAGCCTATTTGGGACAATAA
- a CDS encoding glutamyl-tRNA reductase, with translation MNIAVVGLSHKTAPVEIREKLSIPETQTESAIAQLVSCSHIEEVAVLSTCNRLEIYIVTSEANQGVREVIQFLAEYSKLPVVPLRQHLFTLLHDDAVMHMMRVAAGLDSLVLGEGQILAQVKNTHKLGQQYSGIKTILNRLFKQALTAGKRVRTETSIGTGAVSISSAAVELAQMKVKNLAAYRVAILGAGKMSRLLVQHLISKGAGQISIVNRSRERAAELTKLFPDQPIQIHLLSEMMTVIAESDLVFTSTSATEPILDRAKLETVLEPQQSLMLFDISVPRNVDADVNDLANVQAFNVDDLKAVVAQNYESRRKMALEAEKILDEEVEAFDIWWRSLETVSTISCLRNKVETIREQELEKALSRLGSEFGEKHQEIIEALTRGIVNKILHDPMVQLRAQQDVEARRRCMQTLQMLFNLDAEEQFS, from the coding sequence ATGAATATTGCAGTGGTGGGGTTAAGCCATAAAACAGCCCCAGTAGAAATCAGGGAAAAGCTGAGTATTCCAGAAACACAGACTGAAAGTGCGATCGCACAACTCGTCAGCTGCTCCCATATTGAGGAAGTCGCAGTACTTAGCACTTGTAACCGTTTGGAGATTTACATCGTTACCAGTGAAGCTAACCAAGGTGTGAGAGAAGTAATTCAGTTTCTAGCTGAATACAGCAAATTACCAGTGGTACCTTTGCGACAACACCTGTTTACATTACTCCATGATGATGCCGTGATGCACATGATGCGGGTAGCGGCTGGGTTAGATAGCCTTGTACTCGGCGAAGGTCAAATTTTGGCTCAAGTGAAAAATACTCATAAACTGGGGCAGCAATACAGCGGTATAAAAACAATCCTAAATCGATTATTTAAACAAGCGCTGACAGCTGGTAAGCGGGTTCGCACCGAAACCAGTATTGGCACCGGTGCAGTTTCCATCAGTTCGGCGGCTGTGGAATTAGCCCAGATGAAAGTCAAAAATTTAGCTGCTTACCGTGTGGCAATTCTCGGTGCGGGTAAAATGTCCCGGCTGCTGGTGCAACACCTGATTTCTAAAGGTGCTGGGCAAATTAGCATCGTCAATCGCTCTCGTGAACGAGCGGCAGAATTAACAAAATTGTTTCCAGATCAACCGATTCAAATCCATCTGCTGTCGGAAATGATGACTGTAATTGCCGAAAGTGATTTGGTGTTTACCAGTACTTCAGCTACAGAACCTATACTTGACCGCGCCAAGTTAGAAACTGTTTTAGAACCACAGCAATCTCTAATGTTATTTGATATTTCTGTGCCGCGTAATGTCGATGCAGATGTGAATGATTTGGCAAATGTGCAGGCGTTTAATGTAGATGATTTGAAGGCTGTAGTCGCGCAAAACTACGAAAGTCGTCGGAAAATGGCATTAGAAGCCGAGAAAATTTTAGATGAAGAAGTGGAAGCTTTTGATATTTGGTGGCGTAGTCTAGAAACTGTTTCTACCATCAGCTGTCTGCGAAATAAAGTCGAAACTATCCGCGAACAAGAACTAGAAAAAGCTTTGTCGCGCTTAGGTTCGGAATTTGGCGAGAAACACCAAGAAATTATCGAAGCGCTTACACGGGGTATTGTGAATAAAATTTTACATGATCCGATGGTGCAATTACGAGCGCAACAGGATGTGGAAGCGAGAAGACGCTGTATGCAGACTTTGCAAATGTTGTTTAACTTAGATGCAGAGGAACAGTTTAGCTGA
- the glpX gene encoding class II fructose-bisphosphatase has translation MENTLGLEIIEVVEQAAIASSKWMGKGEKNTADEVAVEAMRERMNKIHMRGRIVIGEGERDEAPMLYIGEEVGICTREDAKDFCNPDELVEIDIAVDPCEGTNLVAYGQNGSMAVLAISEKGGLFAAPDFYMKKLAAPAPARGHVDINKSATENLKILSECLNRAIEELVVVVMDRPRHKDLIQEIRTAGARVRLISDGDVSAAISCAFAGTNIHALMGIGAAPEGVISAAALRCLGGHFQGQLIYDPEVVQTGLIGESREGNLARLKEMNITDPDRVYAAEELASGNTVLFAACGITPGTLMDGVRFFHGGARTQSLVISSQSRTARFVDTIHLLDEPKNLQLR, from the coding sequence GTGGAAAATACACTTGGTTTAGAGATTATTGAGGTAGTTGAGCAAGCCGCGATCGCATCCTCAAAGTGGATGGGTAAGGGCGAAAAGAACACTGCTGATGAAGTAGCAGTGGAAGCCATGCGGGAACGGATGAACAAAATCCACATGCGCGGTCGCATCGTGATTGGCGAAGGTGAACGCGACGAAGCCCCCATGCTATATATCGGGGAAGAAGTCGGTATCTGTACCCGTGAAGATGCCAAAGACTTCTGTAACCCTGATGAACTAGTTGAAATTGACATCGCTGTTGACCCCTGCGAAGGCACTAACTTGGTGGCTTACGGTCAAAATGGCTCAATGGCAGTTTTGGCAATTTCCGAAAAAGGCGGTTTATTTGCCGCACCTGACTTCTACATGAAAAAACTGGCAGCACCAGCACCAGCAAGAGGTCATGTAGACATTAACAAGTCTGCGACTGAAAACCTCAAAATCCTCTCTGAGTGTCTAAACCGTGCCATTGAAGAATTGGTAGTTGTGGTGATGGATCGTCCCCGCCACAAAGACCTGATTCAGGAAATTCGCACCGCAGGCGCGAGAGTGCGACTGATCAGTGATGGTGACGTTTCAGCCGCCATCTCTTGTGCTTTTGCTGGTACCAATATCCACGCTTTGATGGGAATTGGTGCAGCACCAGAAGGGGTAATTTCAGCTGCTGCTTTACGTTGCTTGGGTGGGCACTTCCAAGGGCAATTGATCTACGATCCAGAAGTAGTACAAACAGGCTTGATTGGCGAAAGCAGAGAAGGCAATTTGGCACGGCTGAAGGAAATGAACATCACTGACCCAGATCGGGTTTACGCTGCTGAAGAATTAGCCTCTGGTAACACTGTGCTATTTGCTGCTTGCGGTATTACCCCTGGAACCTTGATGGATGGCGTCCGCTTCTTCCACGGCGGTGCTAGAACTCAAAGCTTGGTTATTTCTAGCCAGTCCCGCACGGCGCGATTCGTCGATACAATCCATTTGTTGGACGAACCGAAGAATCTGCAATTGCGGTAG